Within the Thermosynechococcaceae cyanobacterium Okahandja genome, the region CCACCTGTTCTACGGTCAACGGTGGCGAAAAATAATACCCTTGGCCATAATCGCACCCCAATTCCCGCAGGCGCACCAGTTGATAGGGTCGCTCAATCCCTTCCGCAATCAGCTCTAGCCCCAGTCCCTGCGCCAAACTCAGGATGGCATCAATCACCGAGTGCTGCTGGCTTTCGGCAGTAATTAACTTTACAAACGAGCGATCTACCTTGAGAATGTCGATGGGTAACTGGGTCAGATAACTCAGCGACGAGTACCCCGTCCCAAAATCATCCATACTGAGTTTGATCCCCTGAGCCTTGAGGGCACAGAGAATTTCCCGCACCTGCTCGGGTTGATCAATGCCAACGCTTTCGGTCATTTCAAGGTGCAAGGAGGAGGGGGGGACTTGGGTTTGCTCAAGGGCAGCCAATACCTGCTCCACCAGTGCCGGATGGGTTAGTTGGCGATTCGACAAATTCACATGCACACAGGGGGCGTGCTGCGGGTAGCGCTCTTGCCAACGCTGCAAATCGCGACAGGCTCGCCAAATGACCCAATCGCCAATCGGTAAAATTAAGTTTGTTTCTTCGGCTAAGGCAATAAACCGCTCGGGACTGAGCAACCCTTCCGTGGGATGCTGCCAGCGAATCAGTGCTTCAAAGCCGTACAGACGATTGTCCCTCAGACGATAAATGGGCTGATAGTAGAGGGTAAATTCATCCCGCTCAATGGCCTGCCGCAGCCCCACTTCTAACGACAGGCGATCGCGGGCTATGAGGTGCATTTCTTCACTAAAAATTTGATAGCGACTGCCCCCCGCCAGTTTGGCGCGATACATAGCAATGTCGGCATTACGGAGGTAATCTTCAGCCTTTTCAAGGTGGGGGGTACGGGTGGCCACGCCAATACTCACCTGCAGGATAATCTGCTGCTCTTTGACCGTAAAAGGAGTGTCTAATTCTTGGCGAATGCGATCGCACACCCCCAAGGCATCCTCATTGCTGGTAATGTCATCGAGCAAAATCACAAACTCATCGCCGCCAATGCGAGCCACCGTATCATCCGGACGCACAATCCGCTGAAGTCGCTGCCCCAATTCAATTAAAATCGTATCGCCGCAACTGTGCCCCAAGCTGTCGTTAATCACCTTAAAGCGGTCAATGTCAATAAACAAAATGGCAAATTTGTAGTCAGGACGGCGACGACCATGGCGAGCAGCCTGCTCAATCCGGTCAAACAGCAGGGTGCGGTTCGCTAACCCCGTTAACGAATCGTGGAGGGCATCGTGCAGTAACTGCGCCTCTGCCAAGCGATGTTCGGTTAAATCCGTTAATGAGCCGGCAACACGATAGGATTTGCCGTGGGCATCCCGCAACACTAAGCCGCGAGCTAAGACCCAGCGATAGGAGCCATTGCGGTGCTGCATCCGAAACTCTTGGTGGAAATGGGGCGTTTGACCGCGCACGTGTAAGGTTAAATTGAGCTTGACCCGCTCGGCATCCTGCGGGTGGATGCGCTTCAGCCACTCGTCAATGTGGTTACCAATTTCGTGGTCTTGGTACCCCAGTAACGTTTTCCAGCGCGAGGAGTAAAAGGTTTCATCGGTCACTAGGTTCCAGTCCCACACGCCATCATTCATGCCCCGGGTCAGCAGGGCGTAGCGATCGCTGGTTTCAAGCAATGCCGTTTGGGTAAACTTGGTATCGGTAATGTTGTACCCACAAACCAAGCCTGACCCATTAGGAAAACGCACAAACGCCCAGAGCATCTCCACCACTTGACCATCAATCGCGTGGGTGGGGAGCTCCTGCCAGCCCATCGGCGGATGTAGCATCCAGTAACGAAACTGGCGGCGGGTTTCCGGATCCGGAAAACACTCACTTAAAAAATCGCGGCGGAGCAAATCGCCCGTGTCCCACCCTAAATGGGTTGTCACCTCTTGGTTCAGGGACAGAATTTGCCCCTCGTTACCGTAAAAGATCATTGCAAGGGGTAACCGCGCACACACTGTCCGCACTAACTCGTAGGGATCCGCCATTGCAGGGAAATCAAACCCATAACTCTGAAAGTCCATCATGCGCACATCCCGAAAGTTAGGCAAAAAGGGATCATCATTTTTCATAGCGCGATCTGTAGCTCAATTTTAGATTGTTTTCCAACGAGAAAAAAGCTTAACTAATGAGGGGTTCGGGGAGCAATAAGTCCCGCGCTGGTCGGGATACATGGACTCCCCGCGCTTGTCGATTTGGCTCGATGCCAATGAGACAAGCACCCTAGATTTTTGCTACCATAAGCTTATCGCTATTCAAAAGTGCCGATAATGTACAAAGCCTACAAGTTCCGAATCTACCCCACACCAGAACAAGAGGTTTTATTGGCGAAATCTTTTGGGTGTGCTAGGTGGTTTTGGAACTATGCACTCAATCTCTGCCAAGAGACTTATCGGGCAACAGGAAAAGGGTTGTCAAGAGGGTACATTCAGGGTTTATTGCCAGCTCTCAAGAAAGAGCATGAATGGCTAAAAGAGGTATATTCCCAGTGCTTGCAGGCAGTCGCCCTGAATTTATCAACCGCCTACAAAAACTTCTTTGAAAAACGGGCAAAGTTGCCACGATTCAAATCAAAAAAAGGTAGGCAGTCTATCAGTTACCCTCAAAACGTCAAACTAGAAGGGGACACCATCTATCTTCCTAAAATTGGACGAGTTGCTTGCCGTCGCCACCGTGATTTTGAGGGAAAGATAAAAACCGTTACAATATCACGTAATCCTGATGGCAGGTATTTTGCATCAATTTTGGTAGATGATGGACAGCCTATCCCCCAAGCCACAACAGAAGGCAAAGCCATTGGTATTGACGTGGGATTAACGCATTTCGTGATTACCAGTGACGGTTCTAAGTTTGACAATCCTAAGTTCTTTATCAAACATCAGCGCAACCTGAAGCGCAAACAGCAAAAGCTATCCAAGAAAAAGAAGGGTAGTCGGAACCGTGAAAAAGCAAGATTGGCAGTGGCGAAAGTCCATTCCAAGATTGCCCGATGTCGAGAGGATTTTCTGCACAAGCTATCCCGCAAGATAGTAAACGAAAACCAAGTGATTGTGACAGAGAACCTCAATGTGAAAGGCATGGTCAAGAATCACAACCTAGCCAAAGCTATTAGCGATGCGGGTTGGGGTCAGTTGTGTACCATGCTCAAGTACAAGGCAGAGCGTGAAGGCAAAACCTATATCGAGATTGATAGATGGTTTCCTAGCTCTAAAACCTGCCATGTATGTCTGAGTCGAGTTGATAACCTCAGTCTTGATGTAAGGACGTGGACTTGCCCGCATTGTGGCACGCGCCATGACCGTGATGTCAACGCGGCAATCAACATCAGGAATGAAGGCTTGCGGATATTGTCGTTGGGAACCAGCGATACTGCCTGTGGAGGGAATGTAAGACGGACTGGTAAAACTTCGGTTTTGCTGGACGCTATTCCCGATGAAGCAGGAAGCCCACGCTCTATCGCATAGCGATGAGCGTTGGGTAGTTCACTCCCAAAAGCCAAAAAATCTGGGCTGTAATTTTTGCCTGCTGAGGAGCACCAAGGCGATCGCTATGCTGATGAAGTAGCACTAACGTCTCTAGCTGCTGACGAATGGTGGCATTCTCCTCCTCGTCGGGGTAGAGACTGTCTAGAACAGCGTCTAAATCTGCCTCCCCATTGGCCACTAAGCCCGCCCCCGGACAAATCACAGAGGTTAGGTTCTGCTCATGCTGCCGCAGCAATCGCCGTAGATAGTAGGTTATTGAGACCCCTAACTTTGTCATAACTCTATCTCTCCATTAGGACAAGGCCGTAAACTCTTTAGTTCCCTCAATTAAGCTTAATAGAGCAGTATTAACTGTCTTGTTATCTAAGCTACATAAAGTACGGAAGAAATTATAAAAAAATAAATTAAATTTTCATATCAGGATATAGGCTGTATTTTATAATAGTGATCTTTTGCTGTATGGCTATATGATACTAGTTTTTACTATGTGCTTATTTTCACGGTTTTTGGGGTATCTAGGGAATTATTAGCCAAATTTCTCTTTCCTGGCAGTTAGGAATTTTTGTTAAAAATTGATATTAGCGGAGCCTTAGGGTGCCCTCAGTCAGGCTGTCGAGGAAGCCTTTTGGGCCATGCGGCAAGCGGCGGAGGTGGGGGTAGGGGCAGAGTAGCGCCAGAACTCTTAGGGGGGGTGCTCTGCCAGCAGCGCTCAGGAACGACGTGACCTGATATTATTGAATCACCTGTAAGGGTCGTGAACTGCCCTTGGCCATTGGTGGCCACTGTGCAACAGCCTTTACCCCGCGCAGGGGATGGCAATGTACCCATGACCTAGTTTTGATCCTGACCCGCTGTTTTGAATGACCTGTGAAATCTTGGGAGGTAACGCAATATGCAACGTTTTGGCCGCTGGCTAGCACTGGTTTATCTGCTTGGGGTTAGCCTTCTTGGCTGGATGCACTGGGGCGCGCCCGCGTTCGCTGCCACCGCACCTGCTACAGAAGAGTTGGTCAATGTGGTGGACGAAAAACTGGGCAGTGCTTACGGTGAAAAAATTGACCTCAACAATACGAATATTGCGGCATTTATTCAATACCGTGGTCTGTATCCTACGTTAGCCAAGCTGATTGTTAAAAATGCCCCCTACGCGTCGGTGGAGGATGTGTTGAATATCCCCGGCCTGACGGAGCGGCAAAAGGAAATTCTGCGGGCAAATTTGGATAAATTTACGGTAACGGAGGTGGAAACTGCCCTTGTTGAGGGGGGCGATCGCTATAATAATGGGCTATACAAGTAAGCTCTTGTAAGTGTTTATCGTCTAAAACGCGAAGAGGGTGCGTTGGGTTAACGTTGTCTGCCGCCACGTCTGGGTTTGATATTCTCATCATTGGCAGTGGAGCCGCGGGGTTAAGTGCAGCGTTAGCCCTTCCCGCATCCTATCGGATAGGGCTGATTACCAAAAACGACCTACGGCAGTCCGCTAGTGGCTGGGCGCAGGGGGGAATGGCCGCGGCGATCGCCCCCGATGATTCGCCCCTATTACACGCCCAAGATACCCTGAATGCCGGTGCCGGCCTGTGCGACCCCGAGAGCGTTAACTTTTTAGTGGAGCACGCCCCCGCGCAAGTGGAGCGACTACTGGCTATGGGGGTGGCCTTCGATCGCCAAGGCGATCGCCCCGCGTTAACCCTTGAGGCAGCGCACTCACGACCGCGGGTTCTCCATGCTGCCGATACGACCGGACAGGCGCTGGTCACCACCCTGTTGCAACAGGTAACTGCCCAGGCGCATATTACCCTGCTGCCCAATACCTTTGTCTTTGATCTGTGGATCGAGAAGGGAGTGTGCCGGGGTGTCTGTTTGCTGCGCGATCGCCAAATACAGTGGTTAACGACCAGAGCAGTGATCATTGCCACTGGGGGCGGTGGCCAAGTCTTTTCCCAAACGACGAACCCCCCCCTGAGCACTGGGGATGGGGTAGCTATGGCATGGCGCGCCGGGGCACAGATTCGTGATGTGGAATTTTTTCAGTTTCACCCCACGGCGCTAACGGTACCCAATGCACCGCGATTTTTAATTAGCGAAGCGGTTCGTGGCGAAGGTGCCCACCTCATTGATAGCCGGGGGTACCGCTTTGTGGCGGACTACCATCCGGCTGCCGAGTTAGCCCCCCGCGATGTGGTCAGCCGTGCCATTTACCGTCACCTGCAGCAGTCCCGCGCTCCCCATGTGTGGCTAGATTTGCGCCCGATTCCCCGCGATCGCCTCCATTACCGCTTCCCAAAAATTATTGGGGTTTGTCGCCAGTGGGGCATTGATGTTGAAAGGGCACCCATCCCGGTGGCTCCGGCAGCCCACTACTGGATGGGAGGAGTCGTCACCAACCTAGAGGCTCAGACCACCATCCCCGGACTCTATGCCGTCGGCGAAGTGGCCAGCACAGGAGTCCATGGTGCTAACCGTCTGGCCAGTAACTCCCTGCTAGAGTGCTTTGTTTTTTCTGCTCAGCTTGCCCATTTGCGCCCTCTGCCAGCCTTGGGGAGTACATCTCTGGTACCAATCCCCCTTGAGGTTCCTACAGACCCAACACCCCTTGAAAACTGGCGCACAGCCCTACGGGAACTGGTCTGGGACAGTGCCGGTATTTGCCGGGATGCCCCCATGCTGATGAGCGCCCTCACCCAAGTAAAAGCGTGGCGTGAGGACCTGCCCCATTACCTGCAACCCCTGTCGCCACAGCACATTGGCCAACTGAATACCGATGCCCAGCAGGCCTACCTCTGGCACTGGGGCGAGTTGCGCAACC harbors:
- a CDS encoding EAL domain-containing protein; translated protein: MKNDDPFLPNFRDVRMMDFQSYGFDFPAMADPYELVRTVCARLPLAMIFYGNEGQILSLNQEVTTHLGWDTGDLLRRDFLSECFPDPETRRQFRYWMLHPPMGWQELPTHAIDGQVVEMLWAFVRFPNGSGLVCGYNITDTKFTQTALLETSDRYALLTRGMNDGVWDWNLVTDETFYSSRWKTLLGYQDHEIGNHIDEWLKRIHPQDAERVKLNLTLHVRGQTPHFHQEFRMQHRNGSYRWVLARGLVLRDAHGKSYRVAGSLTDLTEHRLAEAQLLHDALHDSLTGLANRTLLFDRIEQAARHGRRRPDYKFAILFIDIDRFKVINDSLGHSCGDTILIELGQRLQRIVRPDDTVARIGGDEFVILLDDITSNEDALGVCDRIRQELDTPFTVKEQQIILQVSIGVATRTPHLEKAEDYLRNADIAMYRAKLAGGSRYQIFSEEMHLIARDRLSLEVGLRQAIERDEFTLYYQPIYRLRDNRLYGFEALIRWQHPTEGLLSPERFIALAEETNLILPIGDWVIWRACRDLQRWQERYPQHAPCVHVNLSNRQLTHPALVEQVLAALEQTQVPPSSLHLEMTESVGIDQPEQVREILCALKAQGIKLSMDDFGTGYSSLSYLTQLPIDILKVDRSFVKLITAESQQHSVIDAILSLAQGLGLELIAEGIERPYQLVRLRELGCDYGQGYYFSPPLTVEQVDQLLRESQRA
- the tnpB gene encoding IS200/IS605 family element RNA-guided endonuclease TnpB, translated to MYKAYKFRIYPTPEQEVLLAKSFGCARWFWNYALNLCQETYRATGKGLSRGYIQGLLPALKKEHEWLKEVYSQCLQAVALNLSTAYKNFFEKRAKLPRFKSKKGRQSISYPQNVKLEGDTIYLPKIGRVACRRHRDFEGKIKTVTISRNPDGRYFASILVDDGQPIPQATTEGKAIGIDVGLTHFVITSDGSKFDNPKFFIKHQRNLKRKQQKLSKKKKGSRNREKARLAVAKVHSKIARCREDFLHKLSRKIVNENQVIVTENLNVKGMVKNHNLAKAISDAGWGQLCTMLKYKAEREGKTYIEIDRWFPSSKTCHVCLSRVDNLSLDVRTWTCPHCGTRHDRDVNAAINIRNEGLRILSLGTSDTACGGNVRRTGKTSVLLDAIPDEAGSPRSIA
- the psbU gene encoding photosystem II complex extrinsic protein PsbU, encoding MQRFGRWLALVYLLGVSLLGWMHWGAPAFAATAPATEELVNVVDEKLGSAYGEKIDLNNTNIAAFIQYRGLYPTLAKLIVKNAPYASVEDVLNIPGLTERQKEILRANLDKFTVTEVETALVEGGDRYNNGLYK
- the nadB gene encoding L-aspartate oxidase, whose translation is MSAATSGFDILIIGSGAAGLSAALALPASYRIGLITKNDLRQSASGWAQGGMAAAIAPDDSPLLHAQDTLNAGAGLCDPESVNFLVEHAPAQVERLLAMGVAFDRQGDRPALTLEAAHSRPRVLHAADTTGQALVTTLLQQVTAQAHITLLPNTFVFDLWIEKGVCRGVCLLRDRQIQWLTTRAVIIATGGGGQVFSQTTNPPLSTGDGVAMAWRAGAQIRDVEFFQFHPTALTVPNAPRFLISEAVRGEGAHLIDSRGYRFVADYHPAAELAPRDVVSRAIYRHLQQSRAPHVWLDLRPIPRDRLHYRFPKIIGVCRQWGIDVERAPIPVAPAAHYWMGGVVTNLEAQTTIPGLYAVGEVASTGVHGANRLASNSLLECFVFSAQLAHLRPLPALGSTSLVPIPLEVPTDPTPLENWRTALRELVWDSAGICRDAPMLMSALTQVKAWREDLPHYLQPLSPQHIGQLNTDAQQAYLWHWGELRNLLDIAYLILKSALFREESRGGHYRQDYPQPDPAWQMHTLIWGEHWQKTPIQGGRTSLPDCPNKFGSS